In one window of Chthoniobacterales bacterium DNA:
- the glpX gene encoding class II fructose-bisphosphatase: MKLRPQSYHDIERIIEFDFVRATEAAALNSLPWLGRGEKEKADAAACDAMRGMFDLMNICGEVVIGEGIKDDAPGIFKGEQLGKWLPGTPQFDIAIDPIDGTTNISKGAPNSISCIAAASPEKGVKVALRDIPSFYMTKLSYGPRVLQHMQITGIDTLKIESPIDEMLRVIAQALNKRVQDVVVMMLDRPRHKEIVAEIRAVGASLRMISDGDIAAAMAPALPDSGIDVYFGIGGSPEAVLAAAGIKCLGGDMQCVMWPRDEKERKSLIAEGYEADLGRVFFADDLANGKNIIFCATGISDSALLRGVKSQGATAVTYSILMRAKSRTVRFIKALHDLQNKTIRLRSDNREHKI; encoded by the coding sequence ATGAAACTTCGTCCGCAAAGTTATCACGACATCGAACGGATCATCGAATTCGATTTCGTGCGCGCGACGGAGGCGGCGGCCCTGAATTCGCTTCCGTGGCTGGGGCGCGGCGAAAAGGAGAAGGCCGACGCCGCGGCCTGCGACGCGATGCGCGGAATGTTCGACCTGATGAACATCTGCGGCGAAGTCGTAATCGGCGAAGGAATCAAGGACGACGCCCCGGGCATTTTCAAAGGCGAACAGCTTGGGAAATGGCTTCCCGGGACGCCTCAATTCGACATTGCGATCGATCCCATCGACGGCACGACGAATATCTCGAAGGGCGCGCCGAATTCGATCAGTTGCATCGCCGCGGCCAGTCCGGAGAAGGGAGTGAAAGTCGCGCTGCGCGACATTCCTTCCTTTTATATGACGAAGCTCTCCTACGGTCCACGAGTGTTGCAACACATGCAGATCACCGGCATCGACACGCTCAAGATCGAGAGCCCGATCGACGAAATGCTGCGCGTTATCGCCCAGGCCCTGAACAAGCGGGTCCAGGACGTGGTCGTGATGATGCTCGATCGGCCCCGGCACAAGGAGATCGTCGCGGAAATCCGGGCGGTAGGCGCTTCTCTGCGGATGATCAGCGACGGCGACATCGCGGCGGCCATGGCGCCCGCCCTTCCCGACAGCGGGATCGACGTCTATTTTGGAATCGGCGGATCGCCGGAAGCTGTCCTGGCCGCCGCGGGCATCAAATGCCTGGGAGGCGACATGCAATGCGTGATGTGGCCCCGCGACGAGAAAGAACGCAAGAGTCTGATCGCCGAGGGGTACGAAGCCGATTTGGGCCGCGTTTTTTTTGCCGACGATCTCGCGAATGGGAAGAACATCATTTTTTGCGCAACCGGCATTAGTGACAGCGCGCTGCTGCGGGGAGTGAAGTCGCAGGGAGCTACCGCGGTCACTTATTCCATCCTCATGCGGGCGAAGAGCCGGACGGTTCGATTCATCAAGGCTTTACACGACCTCCAGAACAAAACGATCCGGCTCCGGTCGGATAATCGCGAGCACAAGATTTGA
- a CDS encoding S9 family peptidase, translating into MSFRFYFAILFFIAAATGAVAAEKRLITEKDLFDFVWIGDAQVSPDGARVAFVRVTVNEKKEGYNTSIWMVATTGKELPHRLTTGERDSTPRWSPDGKFLAFTRTTEKDGKPEPPQLFMLSMAGGDAFPFTSLPKGAGDPKWSPDGKLIVFASSSNPEDLEKQEKKKRREEELKRAAAAELSPTPGKDGGKDKPKPADDAAKKAEAENERESDIHVVTRAVYRSNDEGYLDFKRPQHFWVVPAPRNAEEKVQPKQLTSGRFDEDGAIWSKDSTQIYFTTLHNDEPYYDLAKTEVYSISVNGGEPSRITTLDMDIGSMALSPNGLQVAFIASVEQPVNSYTQPDLWVLDLVKDAKPRNLTANFDWDVGSSVFGDNGSPRGGGGNPPIWTADGMAIVENFAREGQTNLGQFDVATGAMTEITKGDQAITRFRAAPDASKLVYLLSTPTRIGDLFWLERASGEARQLTFNNDELFGQLNLTEPEEIRYKSFDGKMIQAWLQRPPGFDKTKKYPLILNIHGGPHAAYGFVFDHEFQWMAAKGYVVLYPNPRGSTSYGQEFGNVIQYHYPGDDYQDLMLGVDEAIKRGYIDEKKLGVTGGSGGGLLTNWVVGHTTRFAAAVAQRDIASWIDWWYTADFTLFQPRWFKAPPFQDPEDFKARSPITYINEVKTPMMFILGENDSRTPPGAGGEQMFRALKFRKIPTVMVKFPNETHELSRAGQPWHRIERLQHIVGWFDRWLMGVAKPEYEVGPGEVPVKPSNAPKPKPPGNR; encoded by the coding sequence ATGTCTTTTCGATTCTACTTCGCCATTCTTTTTTTCATCGCGGCTGCGACCGGAGCTGTCGCGGCCGAGAAACGCCTGATTACCGAAAAGGATCTCTTCGATTTCGTCTGGATCGGGGACGCGCAGGTCTCGCCGGACGGAGCCCGGGTCGCCTTTGTCCGGGTGACGGTGAATGAAAAGAAGGAAGGCTATAACACCTCGATCTGGATGGTGGCCACCACCGGGAAAGAGCTTCCGCATCGCTTGACCACCGGCGAGCGCGACTCGACGCCGCGCTGGTCGCCGGACGGGAAATTCCTGGCGTTCACGCGGACGACGGAGAAGGACGGCAAACCGGAGCCGCCCCAGCTTTTCATGCTTTCGATGGCGGGTGGCGACGCGTTTCCTTTCACCAGCCTTCCAAAAGGCGCGGGCGATCCCAAATGGTCGCCGGACGGGAAGCTGATCGTTTTCGCCAGCTCCTCAAATCCTGAGGATCTCGAGAAGCAGGAAAAGAAAAAGCGGAGGGAAGAGGAATTGAAGCGGGCGGCGGCGGCCGAGCTTTCGCCGACTCCCGGCAAGGATGGCGGGAAAGACAAACCGAAACCGGCTGACGACGCGGCGAAGAAAGCCGAGGCCGAAAACGAACGCGAGAGCGACATCCATGTCGTCACTCGCGCCGTTTATCGCTCGAACGACGAAGGCTATCTGGATTTCAAGCGGCCGCAGCATTTCTGGGTGGTGCCGGCGCCGCGTAACGCGGAGGAAAAAGTCCAGCCAAAGCAACTGACGAGCGGCCGCTTCGACGAGGATGGCGCCATCTGGTCGAAGGACAGCACGCAGATTTATTTCACGACGCTGCACAACGACGAGCCGTACTACGACCTGGCGAAGACCGAGGTCTATTCCATTTCGGTAAACGGCGGCGAGCCGTCCCGGATTACCACCCTCGATATGGACATCGGCAGCATGGCTTTGAGTCCGAATGGATTGCAGGTGGCCTTCATTGCCTCGGTGGAGCAACCGGTCAATTCCTATACGCAACCCGATCTCTGGGTGCTCGACCTCGTCAAGGACGCCAAGCCGCGGAATCTCACCGCCAATTTTGATTGGGACGTCGGCAGCAGCGTTTTCGGGGATAACGGTTCGCCGCGCGGCGGCGGCGGCAACCCGCCGATTTGGACGGCGGACGGGATGGCGATCGTCGAGAACTTCGCGAGGGAAGGTCAAACCAATCTGGGACAGTTTGACGTTGCGACCGGCGCGATGACCGAGATCACGAAGGGAGACCAGGCGATCACGCGTTTTCGCGCGGCGCCGGACGCCTCTAAGCTGGTTTATCTTCTGTCGACTCCCACCCGCATCGGCGATCTCTTCTGGCTCGAACGTGCCTCGGGGGAGGCGCGGCAATTAACCTTTAACAATGACGAGCTGTTTGGACAGCTCAACCTGACTGAGCCGGAGGAGATCCGCTACAAGAGCTTCGATGGGAAAATGATTCAGGCCTGGCTCCAGCGGCCACCGGGATTCGATAAGACAAAAAAATATCCGCTCATCCTGAACATCCATGGCGGTCCGCACGCCGCCTACGGCTTTGTTTTCGACCACGAGTTTCAGTGGATGGCCGCCAAAGGTTACGTGGTGCTTTATCCGAATCCGCGGGGAAGCACGAGCTACGGCCAGGAATTTGGCAACGTGATTCAATATCATTATCCCGGCGACGATTACCAGGACCTCATGCTCGGGGTGGATGAGGCGATCAAGCGCGGCTACATCGATGAGAAAAAACTGGGTGTGACCGGCGGCAGCGGCGGCGGATTACTGACCAATTGGGTGGTCGGTCATACGACCCGTTTTGCCGCGGCGGTTGCCCAGCGCGACATCGCCAGCTGGATCGATTGGTGGTACACCGCCGATTTCACGCTCTTTCAACCGCGCTGGTTCAAGGCGCCGCCCTTTCAAGACCCCGAGGATTTCAAGGCGCGCTCGCCCATCACCTACATCAACGAGGTAAAGACGCCGATGATGTTCATCCTGGGCGAGAACGATTCCCGCACTCCTCCGGGCGCGGGCGGGGAACAAATGTTTAGGGCGCTGAAGTTCAGGAAGATTCCGACGGTGATGGTGAAGTTTCCGAATGAGACGCACGAGCTGTCCCGGGCGGGCCAGCCGTGGCACCGAATCGAACGGCTCCAGCATATTGTGGGTTGGTTCGATCGCTGGCTGATGGGGGTGGCGAAGCCGGAGTATGAGGTCGGGCCGGGCGAAGTGCCGGTGAAACCAAGTAACGCCCCGAAGCCGAAGCCGCCCGGAAATCGGTAG
- a CDS encoding heavy metal-binding domain-containing protein — translation MKKTILFVIAGLALFVRTSALAEVSTQKYTCPMHPEVVTDAPGDCPKCGMTLEPVKEEERKRPTPNVQRPTSKSEKELSQEKHDMPQHQHEMTMASSLNIAEPMSRESSGSSWVPDSTPMYGWMRMFGDDMLMLHGAIFPRYVNANTLRGDDRIDAPNWFMAMYSHPFNENAQLGFRGMMSLDLLTEGGRGYPLLFQTGETWNGNALHDRQHPHDLFDELSLSYSQKFGRDFSAYLYLAYPGEPALGPPAFMHRLSAMDNPDAPLSHHWQDSTHVTFGVVTLGLVWRDLKIEGSTFKGREPDEVRYDFDEPKLDSFSGRISWNPTKNLALQVSHGYLHSPEELEPEANRHRTTASLIYNKPRGPDSNWSNSIVWGQNRDGDHGKTQSVLLETNYQRGRNTLFARYEHVEKPGHELVLDPVDEHGVFPINAWTVGYVRDLTHGGGVDVGLGGQLTIHDVPDTLDRYYGDDVPFSFQVFLRVRPSLLEHHHHDQMTPAAK, via the coding sequence ATGAAGAAGACAATATTATTTGTGATCGCCGGGTTGGCGCTGTTCGTGAGGACGAGCGCTCTCGCGGAAGTTTCCACCCAGAAATACACCTGCCCGATGCATCCCGAAGTGGTAACGGACGCGCCGGGAGATTGCCCAAAATGCGGAATGACGCTGGAGCCGGTGAAGGAGGAAGAAAGAAAACGTCCAACGCCCAACGTCCAACGCCCAACGTCGAAGTCAGAAAAGGAATTGTCCCAGGAAAAGCACGACATGCCGCAGCATCAGCATGAGATGACGATGGCGTCGTCGCTGAATATCGCGGAGCCGATGAGCCGGGAGAGTTCCGGGTCCAGCTGGGTCCCGGATTCGACGCCAATGTACGGCTGGATGCGCATGTTTGGCGACGACATGCTGATGCTGCATGGCGCGATCTTTCCGCGCTATGTAAATGCCAACACCCTCCGGGGCGACGATCGGATCGACGCGCCGAACTGGTTCATGGCGATGTATTCGCATCCCTTCAACGAAAACGCCCAGCTCGGTTTTCGTGGAATGATGAGTCTTGATTTGTTGACGGAAGGCGGCCGCGGTTATCCGCTCCTCTTTCAAACCGGCGAGACCTGGAACGGAAACGCGCTCCACGATCGGCAGCATCCGCACGATTTGTTCGACGAACTTTCGCTGAGCTACTCGCAAAAGTTCGGCAGGGATTTTTCGGCGTATCTCTATCTGGCATATCCGGGTGAACCGGCGCTGGGGCCGCCGGCGTTCATGCACCGGCTCTCGGCGATGGACAATCCCGACGCGCCGCTGAGCCATCACTGGCAGGATTCGACCCATGTCACTTTTGGAGTTGTGACGCTCGGACTGGTTTGGCGCGATTTGAAAATCGAAGGCTCGACTTTCAAGGGACGCGAGCCGGACGAAGTGCGCTACGATTTCGATGAGCCGAAGCTGGATTCGTTCAGCGGCCGAATTTCCTGGAATCCGACAAAGAACCTGGCGCTCCAGGTTTCGCATGGTTACCTCCACAGTCCCGAGGAATTGGAACCGGAGGCGAACCGCCACCGGACGACGGCATCTCTGATCTATAACAAACCGCGCGGTCCTGATTCTAATTGGTCGAACTCGATTGTCTGGGGACAGAACCGGGACGGCGACCACGGCAAGACGCAGTCGGTGTTGCTCGAGACAAATTACCAGCGCGGGCGGAACACGTTGTTCGCGCGCTACGAGCATGTGGAGAAACCGGGCCACGAACTGGTGCTCGATCCTGTCGACGAACACGGCGTATTTCCGATCAACGCTTGGACGGTGGGCTACGTCCGCGATCTGACGCACGGCGGCGGAGTGGACGTGGGATTAGGCGGCCAGCTCACAATCCATGATGTGCCGGACACTCTGGATCGCTATTACGGCGATGACGTTCCGTTCTCGTTCCAGGTTTTCCTGAGAGTCCGGCCTTCCTTGTTGGAGCATCACCATCACGACCAAATGACGCCGGCTGCGAAATAG
- a CDS encoding peptidoglycan-binding domain-containing protein, with translation MRHRTILVLLLCGIFYPQLALADEETRQVQEELRKRHLFFRDIDGRPSLEYAIALKRYQARQGFAVTGLADEMTLYSLGIGEPASPAEGKADLPDIPVLKSDAALREQRPAPAPVPTKEQNAGAVAKSEIHAFLRRYFDASQSANPQDELAFYADRVEYFDHGAVDKPYIRNELAVYDQRWPVRKYSLGDSVRVVRNGNFTIARIRVSFDVANPPNNRTAHGKTDTTFSLAKRGDSLEIVSVKEARVRRPSRHRRRPPNFPAAVGRTIHHVFRSIFH, from the coding sequence GTGAGACATAGGACCATCCTCGTGCTGCTGCTCTGCGGCATTTTTTATCCGCAGCTTGCCTTGGCAGATGAGGAGACGCGGCAGGTGCAGGAGGAATTGCGCAAGCGGCATCTTTTTTTTCGCGACATCGATGGCCGCCCCAGTCTCGAATACGCGATCGCGCTAAAACGCTATCAGGCGCGCCAGGGCTTCGCCGTCACCGGCCTGGCCGATGAGATGACGCTCTATTCGCTTGGAATCGGGGAGCCGGCCTCGCCGGCGGAAGGGAAAGCCGATCTCCCTGACATCCCTGTCTTGAAGAGCGACGCCGCGTTGCGCGAACAAAGGCCCGCGCCGGCCCCAGTGCCGACGAAAGAACAAAACGCGGGGGCGGTGGCAAAGAGCGAGATCCACGCTTTTCTGCGTCGCTATTTCGATGCCTCCCAGTCAGCCAATCCCCAGGACGAACTCGCCTTCTATGCGGACCGGGTTGAATACTTCGATCATGGCGCGGTGGACAAGCCCTACATTCGAAACGAGCTCGCCGTTTACGACCAAAGATGGCCAGTCCGAAAATATTCGTTAGGCGATTCCGTGCGCGTGGTCAGGAATGGGAATTTCACCATCGCAAGAATCCGCGTCTCCTTTGACGTCGCGAATCCTCCGAATAACCGGACGGCCCACGGCAAGACCGACACTACTTTCAGCCTGGCCAAGCGTGGCGACTCGCTGGAAATTGTCTCCGTCAAGGAGGCCCGCGTCAGGCGTCCTTCCCGCCATCGCCGCCGGCCGCCGAATTTTCCGGCCGCGGTCGGGCGGACGATTCACCACGTTTTCCGAAGCATTTTCCACTAA
- a CDS encoding TCR/Tet family MFS transporter: MKSRKAAVVFIFITVTLDMLALGLIMPVLPKLVLNFLGGDTPNAAKMFGIFGTVWALMQFLFSPVLGVLSDRFGRRPVILLSNFGLGLDYIVMALAPTLSWLFVGRVISGITAASITTGTAYVADVVAPEKRAGAFGMIGAAFGVGFVLGPALGGLLGNSDPRLPFWVAGGLSLANALYGYFVLPESLPPEKRKAFTWRRANPVGSLVLLRSHPELFQLATIQFIGYVAHEVFNVWALYTIFRYAWSEGTIGLSLALVGVCSIVISSWIVPAMASRLGERRTLYIGQLFGALGMVLAGVAPTSGFFFLSIPVMMMWTVSTPAAQGMMTRRVGESEQGELQGAISSLCSLAWILGPGLFTYIFAYFIDQKNGWNLPGAPWYLGAFLLFVAMILATRIPRLPAVAGISDPGLPPRAN; the protein is encoded by the coding sequence ATGAAGTCACGCAAGGCAGCGGTCGTTTTTATCTTCATCACCGTCACGCTCGATATGCTGGCGCTGGGGCTGATCATGCCGGTCCTGCCGAAACTGGTTCTGAATTTTCTCGGCGGAGACACGCCGAATGCCGCGAAGATGTTCGGCATTTTCGGGACCGTCTGGGCGCTGATGCAGTTTCTCTTTTCGCCCGTGCTCGGGGTCTTGTCGGACCGGTTCGGGCGGCGGCCGGTCATACTGCTTTCGAATTTCGGGCTCGGCCTCGATTACATCGTAATGGCCCTGGCACCGACCCTGAGCTGGCTCTTTGTTGGGCGGGTGATCTCGGGGATCACCGCGGCCAGCATCACGACGGGCACCGCCTACGTCGCGGACGTGGTGGCGCCAGAGAAACGCGCCGGCGCCTTTGGGATGATCGGGGCGGCGTTCGGAGTCGGCTTCGTCCTTGGCCCGGCGCTGGGTGGGCTGCTGGGGAATTCCGATCCGCGCCTGCCGTTCTGGGTCGCGGGCGGGTTGAGTCTGGCAAATGCGCTTTACGGATATTTCGTCCTGCCGGAATCGCTCCCGCCCGAGAAACGCAAGGCCTTCACCTGGCGCCGCGCGAATCCGGTCGGCTCGCTCGTGCTCTTGCGTTCGCATCCGGAATTGTTTCAGCTCGCGACGATTCAGTTCATCGGTTACGTGGCCCACGAAGTCTTCAACGTCTGGGCGCTCTACACGATCTTTCGTTACGCCTGGAGCGAGGGGACGATTGGACTTTCGCTCGCGCTGGTTGGCGTTTGCTCGATCGTGATTTCGAGCTGGATCGTGCCCGCGATGGCGTCGCGGCTGGGCGAACGCCGCACCCTGTACATAGGCCAACTCTTTGGCGCGCTCGGAATGGTCCTGGCTGGCGTGGCGCCCACCAGCGGATTCTTTTTCCTCTCCATCCCCGTGATGATGATGTGGACGGTTTCAACGCCCGCCGCGCAGGGAATGATGACGCGGAGAGTGGGCGAGTCAGAGCAGGGGGAATTGCAGGGTGCCATCAGCAGTCTTTGCAGCCTCGCCTGGATCCTGGGACCGGGCCTGTTCACCTACATCTTTGCCTACTTCATCGACCAAAAAAATGGATGGAACCTTCCCGGCGCGCCCTGGTACCTCGGAGCATTCCTTCTCTTTGTCGCAATGATTTTGGCGACGCGTATCCCGCGGTTGCCCGCCGTAGCCGGGATCAGTGATCCGGGGCTTCCACCACGCGCAAACTGA
- a CDS encoding alpha/beta fold hydrolase, with protein MKIRQIAVAALILVLLLGLAAFVAGTLLTAPHPREIGSLPSNLTGETVEFPSESGSQIHGWFLPGRASQGVVVVMHGVRACRLDMLDRAEFLSAGGYAVLVFDFQAHGESPGKQITFGYLESRDARAAVAFARSRSPDEKVGVIGVSMGGAAAMLAEPPLQIDALVLEQVYPALREAIGDRISMRLGNWSRILTPFLSWQLGPRLGVRGSALRPIDHAAKLPSPKLFIGGSADRHTTPAELEKMFEAAAEPKELWIVPRAQHVDLCRFGKAEYQTRILEFLSRSLRRVSKPAGTSP; from the coding sequence ATGAAAATCAGACAAATCGCTGTAGCGGCGTTGATCCTTGTTTTGCTCCTCGGGCTGGCCGCATTCGTCGCCGGCACTCTTCTCACTGCTCCTCATCCGCGGGAGATCGGCAGCCTCCCCTCCAACCTTACGGGCGAAACGGTCGAATTCCCGAGTGAGTCTGGCTCGCAGATCCACGGCTGGTTCCTACCCGGACGCGCCAGCCAGGGCGTGGTCGTCGTCATGCATGGAGTGCGGGCCTGTCGTCTCGATATGCTCGATCGTGCCGAATTCTTGTCCGCGGGGGGGTATGCGGTCCTGGTATTCGATTTTCAGGCCCACGGCGAAAGCCCGGGTAAGCAGATCACGTTCGGCTACCTCGAAAGCAGGGACGCGCGAGCCGCCGTTGCGTTTGCCCGGTCTCGCTCACCGGATGAAAAGGTGGGAGTCATTGGAGTTTCGATGGGGGGCGCCGCGGCGATGCTGGCGGAACCTCCATTGCAAATCGATGCCCTGGTTCTGGAACAGGTTTACCCAGCACTTCGTGAAGCGATCGGCGATCGCATCTCGATGCGATTGGGAAATTGGTCGAGGATCCTGACGCCATTTCTTTCCTGGCAACTCGGACCTCGCCTCGGCGTGAGGGGAAGCGCGCTCCGGCCGATCGATCACGCGGCAAAACTTCCGAGCCCAAAGCTATTCATCGGCGGATCGGCGGACCGACATACCACCCCGGCCGAGCTCGAAAAGATGTTCGAAGCGGCAGCCGAGCCGAAAGAGCTTTGGATAGTCCCACGGGCCCAGCATGTGGATCTCTGCCGATTCGGCAAGGCGGAGTATCAAACCCGGATTCTCGAGTTCTTAAGCCGCTCTCTGCGCCGTGTCTCCAAACCGGCCGGGACTTCCCCTTAA
- a CDS encoding DUF2167 domain-containing protein: MKPSTLLFLFLALIVISTGPGYGQDRPKNKQEAEAIAAGLKFQEGEIVLKDGLATLKVPEGLRFLNGHDAWTVLVQLWNNPPMPSPLGLIMPADAGPLDPNAWAVIITYEEEGYVKDKDAEKIDYADLLKQMQKDARETNKERQKQGYSTVELVGWAAPPHYDKTVHKLYWAKQLKFSGGDEDTLNYNIRILGRRGVLVLNAVAAMSQLPEIERSAPKILSAIDFNPGNRYADFSEASGDKVASYGIAALVAGGVAAKLGLFKGLWVLLLGAKKFVVIGVVALVAFLRKLFGRNKAATNTDGTTAS; encoded by the coding sequence ATGAAACCGTCAACTCTCCTTTTTCTCTTTCTCGCCCTAATCGTAATTTCAACTGGCCCCGGTTATGGCCAGGATCGACCGAAGAATAAGCAGGAAGCGGAAGCGATTGCCGCAGGCCTGAAATTTCAGGAGGGCGAAATTGTCCTGAAGGATGGCTTGGCTACGTTGAAAGTTCCCGAAGGTCTCCGGTTCCTCAACGGCCACGATGCGTGGACAGTCCTGGTCCAATTATGGAATAACCCGCCGATGCCGTCTCCGCTTGGTTTGATCATGCCGGCCGACGCGGGCCCGCTGGATCCGAATGCATGGGCGGTGATCATTACCTACGAAGAGGAAGGCTACGTCAAAGACAAGGATGCCGAGAAAATCGATTACGCGGACCTGCTCAAGCAGATGCAGAAGGACGCCCGCGAAACGAACAAGGAACGCCAGAAACAGGGATACTCCACCGTAGAGCTGGTTGGCTGGGCCGCCCCACCTCATTACGACAAGACGGTGCACAAACTCTATTGGGCGAAGCAGCTGAAATTCAGCGGCGGAGATGAGGACACTTTGAATTACAATATTCGGATCTTGGGACGGCGAGGGGTGCTCGTTTTGAATGCCGTCGCCGCGATGTCGCAGCTTCCGGAGATCGAGAGAAGCGCGCCCAAGATTTTGAGCGCGATCGATTTCAATCCGGGCAATCGCTATGCTGATTTCAGCGAAGCCTCCGGCGACAAGGTGGCGTCGTACGGCATTGCCGCTTTGGTGGCGGGCGGAGTGGCGGCGAAGCTCGGTCTTTTCAAAGGGCTTTGGGTCCTTCTGCTGGGCGCAAAAAAGTTTGTTGTCATTGGCGTCGTCGCGCTGGTGGCTTTTCTCCGGAAGCTATTCGGCAGGAACAAGGCCGCGACGAACACGGACGGAACGACCGCGAGTTAA
- the creD gene encoding cell envelope integrity protein CreD, with product MPDAPPPLPKSQPFFKRRSSSMLKLLGVGALILLMLIPLLMIQGVLNDRLERRNEAVNDITASWGKEQNIIGPVLVVPYLHHGTVVRSVTLPDGRVETREVAETTVAFAYFLPDTLEVSGDLQNQTLHRGIYDAAVFRGTIKLSGQFPAPDMAALKIDPKDVLWKDASVTLAVSDLRGTRESLLLDWGGKKIQLQPGSQLPGYTTGITAQLASDQPIAVPTNFSIALDLNGSSGIFFAPFGIHNVVSLKSNWPDPGFRGAFLPAERNVRTDGFDATWKVSYYGRDYPQRWTSRSGNERFSTTAVSNSLFGAQFLRVLDAYRYVERSIKYGVLFFVLVFTTFFLFEITARQKIHPLQYLMVGAALCLFYLALLSASEFIGFTLSYIIATVTATGLITWYCSYFLGGGARTLIIGGGLIGVYTFLYITLRQQDYALLMGTVALFVLLAVVMWVTRKIDWYARDTD from the coding sequence ATGCCCGACGCACCGCCACCGCTGCCGAAATCGCAGCCATTTTTCAAACGCCGAAGCAGCTCAATGCTGAAGCTGCTCGGAGTCGGCGCGCTCATCCTCCTGATGCTGATTCCGCTCCTCATGATCCAAGGGGTGCTGAACGATCGGCTCGAGCGGAGGAACGAAGCCGTCAATGACATCACCGCGTCGTGGGGGAAAGAGCAGAACATCATCGGACCGGTTCTGGTGGTGCCCTATCTCCATCATGGAACCGTGGTTCGGTCAGTGACCTTGCCGGATGGCCGCGTCGAAACGCGCGAAGTAGCGGAAACGACGGTGGCGTTCGCCTATTTTCTGCCCGACACCCTCGAAGTCAGCGGCGATCTGCAAAACCAGACGCTCCATCGCGGAATTTACGATGCCGCCGTTTTCCGCGGAACGATCAAGCTTTCCGGGCAATTTCCCGCGCCCGACATGGCAGCGCTCAAGATCGACCCGAAAGACGTGCTCTGGAAAGACGCCAGCGTGACCCTCGCGGTCAGCGACCTGCGCGGGACGCGTGAGAGTCTGTTGCTCGATTGGGGCGGGAAAAAGATCCAGTTGCAGCCCGGCTCCCAGTTGCCCGGGTACACGACCGGAATTACCGCCCAGCTCGCCAGCGATCAGCCGATCGCGGTGCCGACCAACTTTTCCATCGCGCTCGATCTGAACGGAAGCAGCGGAATTTTCTTTGCGCCTTTCGGCATCCACAACGTTGTCTCGCTCAAGTCGAACTGGCCGGACCCGGGATTTCGCGGGGCGTTTCTCCCGGCGGAACGGAATGTGCGGACGGACGGCTTCGACGCCACCTGGAAGGTTTCCTATTATGGCCGCGATTATCCACAGCGCTGGACGAGCCGTTCGGGCAACGAACGATTCAGCACCACGGCGGTTTCCAATTCACTCTTCGGCGCGCAATTCCTGCGCGTTCTCGACGCCTACCGTTACGTCGAACGCTCGATCAAATATGGCGTCCTCTTTTTCGTCCTCGTCTTCACGACCTTTTTCCTCTTTGAAATCACCGCGCGCCAGAAAATCCATCCGCTCCAATACCTGATGGTGGGCGCGGCCCTCTGCCTTTTTTATCTCGCGCTGCTCTCGGCCTCCGAGTTCATCGGCTTCACCCTTTCCTATATTATCGCGACGGTGACTGCGACAGGGTTGATCACCTGGTATTGCAGCTATTTTCTGGGGGGCGGGGCGCGCACGTTGATCATCGGCGGCGGATTGATCGGTGTTTACACCTTTCTTTACATCACCCTGCGTCAGCAGGACTACGCCTTGCTCATGGGAACGGTCGCGCTCTTTGTCCTGCTCGCGGTCGTGATGTGGGTGACGCGCAAGATCGATTGGTACGCGCGCGATACCGATTGA